The Pelodiscus sinensis isolate JC-2024 unplaced genomic scaffold, ASM4963464v1 ctg39, whole genome shotgun sequence genome includes a window with the following:
- the LOC142826418 gene encoding killer cell lectin-like receptor subfamily B member 1B allele B, with translation MTVAAERPRHSDHQPDTLRAAAQPLSFLCDLTPRPCLLAFPLRPDTVSHLASEKGQTTAAPGSGDPSTAACSACLERVRSQLCPPAQPGPAGGAGCKLCPLDWRLRGDKCYWVSTENKTWNKSRSDCAARGSQLLVIRDREELEALQDLTQGPSQLWVGLSHPSPEKAWTWLDGSRLDQTRLPVSGPAEGNSCGMMKGNQIHSQGCSSAHQWICQRDAVPL, from the exons ATGACTGTAGCAGCAGAGAGACCCAGGCACTCTGACCACCAGCCTGACACCctcagggctgcagcccagcccctcagcttCCTGTGCGATCTCACACCCCGCCCATGTCTCCTGGCCTTTCCTCTGAGACCCGACACAG TTTCCCACCTGGCGTCAGAGAAGGGACAGACCACGgcagcccctgggagtggggaccccagcacagcagcctgcagcgccTGCCTGGAGCGTGTCcgatcccagctgtgccccccggcccagcccggcccagcag ggggcgccgggtgcAAACTCTGCCCCTTGGACTGGCGGCTGCGCGGGGACAAGTGCTACTGGGTCtccacagaaaataaaacctgGAACAAGAGCCGCAGCGACTGCGCCgcgaggggctcccagctgctggtgatCCGGGACCGGGAGGAGCTG GAGGCCCTCCAGGACCTGACGCAAGGCCCCTCTCAGCTCTGGGTGGgactgtcccacccctccccggagAAGGCCTGGACCTGGCTGGATGGATCCCGGCTGGATCAGACCCG GCTCCCGGTgtcaggcccagctgaggggaacaGCTGTGGGATGATGAAGGGGAATCAGATTCATTCacaaggctgcagctctgcacatcaGTGGATTTGCCAGCGAGACGCCGTCCCCCTCTGA